The DNA window CTAAGCTCAGATATTAGGGCCAGTACTATTGAAAAGAATTTGATAGAGGTCTTAAAATTCAGACCATCAACTtttcaaattgcataaaaaataataattcaagccATAATGAACtctaatgtaaaaacaaaagggtACAAAGAACCTTAAAAATTCAACGGAGCTTGCGTGAAAATTATTCAAGGTCAATCTTCATATTAAGCTCCGTcgtttattcttattattacaCACAGCATGCAAaccttcaaaaacaaaaaaactactgATCATGGGCTGATTCGTGTTTTATTCATAGAGTCACGATTTCATGATGATGTCCACAATTCCTTTACGCATCATTGCCCATCACAGCATACGCCTTAGGCACGAGGCAGAGAGCGTCCCTCGTATGCATAGCAAGACCGGGTTGCGTATGATCAACGTCTATGTCTTCCCTCTTCATCCCACCAGGCATTTCCCAGTCGAATTTGTAGAGAAGATTAGAAAGTGAAAGCTCCACGGTGGCAATTCCCATATATATACCAGGACAAATTCTTCGACCCGCACCAAATGGTATCAGCTCAAAATCTTGTCCTTTCAAATCAATAGAACTGCCCAAGAACCTATCAGGAATGAACACATACGGGTTCTCCCAAACTTCTGTGTCCCTTCCAATAGCCCACGCATTGACGTAAACTAAGGTCTTGGCTGGTATTTCGTACCCACCTATGTTACACTCCGTAGTTGTTTCTCTTGGGACTAGTAGTGGTGCTGTTGGTTGCAATCTCATGGTCTCTTTAACCACAGCTTTAAGGTAAGGCAATTGTTGAACATCATCTTCGTACACAAAACCTTTATCTCCTATCACCTTTCGAACTTCTTCTTGAGCTTTTCTCATTGCTTCGGGGTTTTTCATTAGAAGGCTCATGGCCCAGATCACAGTAGCAGCAGCTGTATCAGTCCCACCAACAAATATGTTCTGCAAGGatcaggaaaataaaataaaatgtaaggTTATTGATATTTGAAACCATTTACAATATTCAAATCCAAATCATTTTGCTTgggaaatgaaaattaaaaggcCGAATTTGATTCGAACTTAGATTACCATTAGAATTGCTTTGATGTGATCAAGCGTTAGTTGAACTTTAAAAGTGCGATCCTTGTATATTTGAAGCAAAACGTCAAGTATGTCCTCATGGTCTGGCTTTGGTCGCTCTGGATCAAGATGTTCATCAATAATTTGTTGGTAGAAAACATCAAACtctctgaaatttttttcaagacgATGGGCGCGTCCCGTGAGTCTATCAACCCATCCCatgtatggaaaataatcagaaagaaaaaacatcgtAAACAGGGCTTCGGTTTCATTAAGCAACGCAAGGAACCTACTTCCTTCAATTCCTCCATCCTCGTACCTTTTTCCGAAGGCAGTTCTGCATATGGCTGTGCTTGTAAGAGACAGCATTCCTTCAGTCAAGTTGAAGGGTTTAGAAGCAAGAGCTGCTTTGGAAATTTTTTCAATCATATGCGATACCTCATCTTCTCTGTTGGTACGAAAACTTTGCACTCGTGTCGAGTTGAGGAGATGAACgacacatatttttttcatctcccTCCAATAAGCACCATATGGTGAAAAGGCCACGTCTAAACCATTGTAGGAAAATTTTTGCTGGCCAGTCAAGAGAGGCCTGCTACAAAATTCAAGATCATGGGTTTTCAGTACCTCTTCAGCCATTTTGGCTGAAGAGACTACGAGGGTTCGCTTGAAACCTAGCTTTAAGGACATGAGGGGGCCATATTTTTGAGATAGTTTCCATAATTGCGTTTGAAGGTTTGAGCTATCAAGCTGGTGCAAGTTACCTATCAAGGGAAGACCGTTGGGGCCAGGAGGGAAACAAGCTCTTttagagattttgtttttcttgagaagaaacaagaaaatgatGGAGAGGAAGAGAATTACGAATATGAGTAATGCCATTATGATCTGAGTATTTTTGAGCTGTGAATTCTGCGATACAAGCTTCAATTATATAGAGAGTGTTTGCGGGTgagtgtattttttatttaaaaatatattgaaataatttttatttttatttttaataactacgtcaaaatgattaaaaaatataaaaaaaattaatttaaaattttttcaaaaaaatttataaatttaaaaaaacagagtCCAGTTGCACTCCTACACGTACAGTGCAATATAGACAAAAAAGACTATTTATGGAAATAGATTTCTATCATATTAACTTTGATTTCGAGCATTTTATTTGTGTATATGCAccaatttaattgaaaatatttactTCATGTTTTGACTTGAAGTTTTTCCTCagcaattataattacaatagcCCGTGTTCGAAATTGATCCATATATCACATGATTATTGCGTATTTGATGAGCATTTTCTAGGGCTGTTCAATAAACTCATAATGAATGTCTGCCGTCTAGATTTGATTATTGCGTATATAGAAATCTTGCATTCAAACCTATTGCCTTTTATTATACCAAGAGAACGATACTACGACATACTAAGGTTTTCAATTCCAGCCCGTTTCGTTTGAAATAGCCGGTTATAATGCATGTTCAGATGCGACTTTTCATCCCAATCAAGGACAtacaaaatgaattaattttctcCCTCAATAAAAACTTGCGTGGGAATTTTCATGGGGCCATTTAACTAGAAATGGTGTATAATAATTCAATACATTTTAGTGCGTGTAATTTATGATCTGACGGcatgaattattaattattattattattaaagaaaattaaaactttggAGAGAATactatagctttttttttaatgaaacactatggattataatggatctttttgtctttttggatatgttaatgataaattatttttatatgaacttGTCAACGTCTAATGTCTGTATAAATTATCTCTATATAATCTTGTCAATGTTAAATTATCATCATGTAATCTTGTCAAGGTCCAGTATTCGTGTAAGTTATTTTGTCCCATGTTGAATTATAGCATCAATCCTCAAATCTCGAGTCACTCGGCGTTCCAATCTAAAAAAACAGGATTGGGCGGCTGCCctgcttattatttttatttttgtattttaaaaatatattttaaaagtttaaaatatttttatttttttatttttattgaattaatatttttttaattttaaattgttttgatatgttgatgtcaaaaataaattttaaaaaataaaaaaaaatattattttaatatatttttaaaataaaaaacaatttttaaaaataatcgttGTTATAATATCACTTtatattttagaagaaaaaaaaagaaaagaaaagaaagaaaaaaaattgaaaaaaaggaaattttaaaaagagaaatccTATAACTGACTTTAAAAAGAGAAATCCTTATCGTGCACACGATTATATGGACACTTACATACAagccttttttccttcttctcgATGCCATCCAAAGATTGTGAGGGCGTCCCCTCTCCGATCACCGCCGCTGGACATGTGCCAGGCATTCCACACACCAGGAGTGTATTCGTGGTGCACAATCCAACCCACCCACGTGCCTCCTACACTAAAAAGACTTTGGTATTTGAATACGTGATTGAaatcatgtattttaaaatttttaatttttttatttaaatttaattttttaatatttttagattattttaatgtattggtgtaaaaaataatattaaaaaaataaaaaatatattattttaatatatttttaaacaaaaaaataatttgaatcacAAACACTTTATCACAAGTGtctttgataaataataataataataataataataaaactataagGGTGATTTGTTTACTTCAACAGATAGTTACGAAGAGACAGGAATGCAATACTACAAATGTAAATGATCGATAAGGAGGAAAAGGAGGATGAATGTTCAAATCAAATTGGAAATGGAATATCGCATGAATATATTTAATGGTTTGCCTAAATTTGGTGAACAAGGCTTAATAATTTTCTATgacgtttttttttgttttcattttcaagttTGGTAGAATAGAATTGTAAGAACATTTATGACTTTATACTATTAGTTTCATGTTGAATTTCTATTTAAATGGGATGTTGGGATTGTATTCAATTTGGACTTACGGTTCTTCTCTCTTCGATGAGTCGATGGAATTGAGTGCTTAtgagtttatttaatttgatgaaatgaatTGATACTTTTAgaagtaattttgaaattttaaaaattatgtttaaatttatattatgtgAAAATTTATCATTTGTAGCCAATAATTAccacaagaaaattaacaaatacaaacGGAAACATCAAGAGACTATATCCATCAATAAACACTGATATAAATATTTCCTCGGCATACACCGATGGAATTATATTGGAAAAAGAATTAGTTAAAACAAACCAAAAGGTACGATGACGTGTTATTTATACAGATGGTATTACCAACggtgtcgcacccgacatcgcggcggccctaaattttttttctcgaattagggaaaaagaacagatttctaaCATCTGGTTCTTTTaagggaaaatgtcttgttttaggagtcgccacctagtattatggtcactaggaaccctaactggtcaacatagattctatggttcgggactggttacgtaaaaaggaagatattatcaccccttaaacgttctgcctaaggcaaactgcattgctgtttttgtcttaaattgctaaatctTTATTGGTTTACATTCTGATGATTTATTCacaatattcctgactctggcgtcagtgaatattcaactacggataattccaactctggcgttggtaactattgcgtagctataaaataaatttagattaatatttttttattcctgactctaacgctagtgaataaacaaataaactaaatttacgcattcacatatttttttctattttttatgtagttaaataaaaaaaacaaagagaataattaaatcagtatttttattcctgactctggcgtcagtaaataaataaataaaaataaatttatttttcatacatgcacatatatttttttgctaaataaaaaaatataacgaataaaaataatataaacttaaaccaGTATTTTATTCCCGACTCTGACGTTGGTGAATAAACcagtaaatttatattatttttattcatgtatacacatatttttctatttttctatttctcctattttttacactttttatattttttctatttttttattatttttggggcTGGGCTAAGCCCAGCCGGCCCGGCCCAGTCACTggcccaaaccagtgacccggctgggccacaCTAGGCACGCGTGATCTAAATCACGCGTGCATGGCCCTGTTATGGAATTAAACACAGACGGGAAAGATGAAATAAGGCAAAGCGGGGAAAACAAAGCAGAAGACTTACCCGGTTCGTTTGCAGGGAATTTGCGCGTGATTGCTGAGGACGACGCTTCTGCCTTCGAATTTCTTCTTACTCCTTCTGCTTTTCACGCTGTATTCCTTTCCTGCGTCTCTGTTTCGGTTTATTCTTCCTTCGTTTCTTTTGCACTGTTTTCAAAACGAACCTATGCTCTCTCTCGGTCAGTTtcgttttttgttgttttaggtCGGTATTGGTGAGGGAAAGGCTCACTCCTGGTCTGGGATTTAACCAGAAAACTTAGGAATCCCTCTGGTTTATTTGTGTTTGTCTTCGGGTCTTTCGTCTCTTTTTCGTCCAAAAATCCCCTGTTTTCTTCCCCGGTTCTTGGCCTGTTCGTCCCTCTttgttttctgttgtttttCTCTGGGTTTTGCTTGCCTTTTTCCCCTGTTCTCGGTCcccagtttttctttttctcttttctcgcGAGGTCGCCTTTGCTCAGCCTTTATAGAGCCAGCGGCAGCCTCGGTGGTGGTAACTgctgccccccccccccctaaatACTCCGTAACCGACGCATTGAATGAAGAAAACGTCCGCCATGGCTGCCAACAGACGAAACGTCTCTGCCTTTAATGGCAGAGCCGTTGCAGAGTAAAGAGACGGTGAACAGTCGTTGCAAAACGACCCCGTTTTGCTGGCTGCGAATTTGGTCCTTGTGATTCTTCTAATTTTGCAATCAAACCCctagttaaaatataattggatcCTTACATTTCTGCGCTATTTTCAAGTTcgtccttggattttaatttttgcaatttggaccccaattaaaccccaaactttgatattgTTTCGATTACGTCcctgattaaattaattaaattaattacaagcCAATTAAGTCCAAAACCTTattaattctccaattaaacccttgattgaattaattaaattaattccaagcttaattaagtctcaaaacttatcaattctccaattaaacccttaatttgattaattagattaatttcaaagtttaattaaaccccaaaacttccaatcatgttgcccttaacccaaattttaattcattcttcatttatttcattttttcttgtttttcatcattattattttttttatcatcattttttatccttttcagtaaataaaataataataataataattaaaataaaaatagtcaaaaattttaattcattcttcatttatttcattttttcttgtttttcatcattattattttttttatcatcattttttatccttttcagtaaataaaataataataataataattaaaataaaaatagtcaaaaattaggttatgacaaacGGTATTAATCAATCAGTTAAATGCGTCTGTAAAATCattgataatatttaagttataactCTTAAGattgtgtttacttgttttatagcttttttccatagaaatttgttgtatggaagtatgatttgtacatgttagggtttgtttgagattttataaaattatatttgtttgtaaatcgat is part of the Populus trichocarpa isolate Nisqually-1 chromosome 2, P.trichocarpa_v4.1, whole genome shotgun sequence genome and encodes:
- the LOC18096094 gene encoding cytochrome P450 83B1 isoform X6, whose amino-acid sequence is MALLIFVILFLSIIFLFLLKKNKISKRACFPPGPNGLPLIGNLHQLDSSNLQTQLWKLSQKYGPLMSLKLGFKRTLVVSSAKMAEEVLKTHDLEFCSRPLLTGQQKFSYNGLDVAFSPYGAYWREMKKICVVHLLNSTRVQSFRTNREDEVSHMIEKISKAALASKPFNLTEGMLSLTSTAICRTAFGKRYEDGGIEGSRFLALLNETEALFTMFFLSDYFPYMGWVDRLTGRAHRLEKNFREFDVFYQQIIDEHLDPERPKPDHEDILDVLLQIYKDRTFKVQLTLDHIKAILMNIFVGGTDTAAATVIWAMSLLMKNPEAMRKAQEEVRKVIGDKGFVYEDDVQQLPYLKAVVKETMRLQPTAPLLVPRETTTECNIGGYEIPAKTLVYVNAWAIGRDTEVWENPYVFIPDRFLGSSIDLKGQDFELIPFGAGRRICPGIYMGIATVELSLSNLLYKFDWEMPGGMKREDIDVDHTQPGLAMHTRDALCLVPKAYAVMGNDA